A stretch of DNA from Desulfosarcina ovata subsp. ovata:
CATGGGGTCACGCCCATTGTTACCGGAAGCCTCGATACGACCACTGAAGGTATGCCCAACGCACGCATCGGCGACGTCACCGCCTGCGGCGCGGTCATTGTCACCGGCAGCCTGGACACCACTGATAACTGAGGTTTGACGGATGGATTACGAAGATTTGGGGTTTTATTACTGGGATGTGTTTCCAAAAAAAATCAAGGTGACGCGCAGTTGGTGGTCCATGTCGGTTCCCCTCTCGATTCGCGGAACGCCAAAAGGCGAACTGCAATATGAGACCGTCGATTCCAGTATCGCCTGGGTTGATTGGGAAGGGCGCGTCCGGCTCGGTTGGCGCACGGGAGCTACGATTATCATGGTTTACGATTCTCCGTCGCGGGACAGTATTCGTTACGTAGAGATAGAAGTGATCGAGGAATTTGGCGGTGGATACGGTGAGCCAGTGTAAAGGAGATAGGTGATATGGCCCTGTGGGATGAAGAAGGATCAGGATATGGAGACGGTTACGGTGAGGAAGGCGGGCCGATCATAGAACAGACCAGTTCGTCGCTGTCCCACTATGAAATTATGACGCTGGCGCGGTTATTGGCCACCGGCCTTGGCGTGACCGGCGAGGAGGAAGAACCCTATCTTCTTCAGGTCAAGAACAGCCTCTCTGCGATCAAGGATATCATGGAGCAGAGTCACAACGCTTCAGAAGCGATCCGTGCCGAGGCCCAGACCGTATTGGAAGCCCACGCGGAAAGCGCCCAAGAGTATATTCAACAGGTCGAACAACCCAATCCACCGGATTTTCACCCTTTTGTATCCATGCCTGAGGGAACCACCGTTCGGGATCTGCCGGACGGCGGACGTATCTTCACCCTGGCTGACGGCGTGCTTGTGCGGGTGAATGCAGACGGCAGCCTTGTCTCTATCAGCCAGGATGGAACCGCCGTCACACTTGAACCTGCCAGCGGCGGTATCGTGACGCTTCCTGACAGTCGGGAACTCACCCTTAAACCGGAAGCGATCCGCGTTACGCATGAAGCCGCCGGAATCGAGGGTTTGCCTCTCGATATCGACCCGGTCCAGACGGCCCAAGGCCGTTATCGGGTTGAATTGCCGGGTGGATACCGTCTCGATGTCTCTCACGACGAACGTACCGCTGTTGTCGGCAACCCTGCCGGTACCGTCAATATTCTCGCCATCGTTCGTATCGAAGGTGTCGGTGAGGATATTCAGGTGCGTCTGGTTCCCGGCGGAGCCAAGGGA
This window harbors:
- a CDS encoding PAAR domain-containing protein, with the protein product MARPQARLGDISSHGGVIITGATRTVVNGRPAARLGDLHACPIPGHGVTPIVTGSLDTTTEGMPNARIGDVTACGAVIVTGSLDTTDN